The sequence below is a genomic window from Mytilus edulis chromosome 2, xbMytEdul2.2, whole genome shotgun sequence.
AgtagttataaatattttaaacagtgAGTGATGTTCTGTATACATGAAATTAAAGTATAAATCTAATTCTTGTATGTGGATGTTTTGTACTTATGAAGTTACTTTATATGGATAAATATTtgaatcttgaaaaaaatatacccTTGATGTCTGAATTAGTTAAATTACAAGTAATATAGAAAATGACAGACAACCCTCTTAAAGAAGCAATacaaaaccaggtgctccgcagggcgcagctttatacgaccgcagaggtcgaaccctgaacagttggggcaagtatggacaaaacattcaagcgtgatacagctctgaatttggattgtgatcaaatttttgacattacatgtttttttttacacaaaacaaatgtcaagattttacaaatcaattaaagatttcttcttcaaactttttaaatctaaaattaaatagttgacacagcataggtttctgacacagaatgaatgtggtctaatgaacttaaaatattttttttgcctttgagcaattcactatgctgttgaatattaatcctctcaaaaaaatgtttgaagaaattttctttttatttatgaaatctgaaatgagaaaaatttaaccccccccttttttttcacatccccgtttccctttttccaaaactgatatcaattcaaatttctaatggagtttgcaacaataactactcttttaaatacatcataaaatattaaaatgtaaaataaagtgcttgttatcactgaatggtaaagattggttggtagtaaaagtgaatatacattgtttattgtataaaacaataaaaaaaacttcatcagcaacattttatattggcaaatttccaatgaagttatttacataaagttattggcaaataaaaatagaaaatgacatcatagtcatgtctggcaaatttccaacatatattatcaacttctattctatacaaagaaagataactccaattgaaaattaattgctattgcacaatattgtgcaattagatatttcttgctattgtgcaatactgtgcaatcgaaaatttcttgctattgcacaatacttgatatggaatcctgatttggaccaacttgaaaactgggcccataatcaaaaatcaaagtacatatttagataaagcatatcaaataagcccaagaatttaatttttgttaaaatcaaacttagtttaattttggaccctttggaccttaatgtagaccatttgaaaactggaccaaaaattaagaatctacatacacagttagatttggcatatcaaagaacccatttattcaatttttgatgaacaaagtttaattttggacccccatttggaccaacttgaaaactaggccaataattaaaaatctaagtacatttctaaattcagcatatcaaacaacccccaggattcaatttttgttaaaatcaaactaagtttaattttggaccctttggaccttaatgtagaccaatttgaaaacgggaccaaaaattaagaatctgcatacacagttagattcggcataccaaagaaccccaattattcaaattttgatgaaatcaaacaaagtttaatttggaccctttgggccctttattcctaaactgttgggaccaaaactcccaaaatcaataccaaccttccttttatggtcataaaccttgtgtttaaatttcatagatttctatttacttaaactaaagttattgtgcgaaaaccaagaataatgcttatttgggccctttttttgcccctaattcctaaactgttggaaccaaaactcccaaaatcaatcccaacctttcttttgtggtcataaaccttttgtcaaaatttcatagatttctattaacttaaactaaagttatagtgcgaaaaccaagaaaatgcttatttgggccctttttggccccttattcctaaaatgttgggaccaaaactcccaaaatcaatcccaaccttccttttgtggtcataaaccttatgttaaaatttcatagatttctattcacttttactaaagttagagtgtgaaaactaaaagtattcggacgacgacgacgacgacgccaacctgatagcaatatacgacgaaaaatttttcaaattttgcggtcgtataaaaatgtgtaGTCACTCAAAAAAAAATGAGGTAAAAATCTTATAAAGACTGatatttattgttgttttttacaaataaattaaaatgcttGATTTCAACTATCACTATGTTCTAACTTTCAGTTTCTTAGAAACTTACAATGGAAAATTATGATAGATAGACAAATGCAGCACAAAATGAGAGGGTGAAACCAGCAGTATAATTATTTGATAATTGTGGTGCAAATAATTAAACACACCAGTTTCCTTTGATTTGGCCATGAATAAGTTTTTTCTGGCTTTCAAAATAATTTGGCAACTAAAATCTGTAGTAAGTCTAGAAAAGTGTCACATAGTATAAACTCCTGAAACTTGTACAGAAAGGTATGgatttcaatgataaaaatattcattaataaATACCCTGAGCACTTATATAATTATCCATTAACATGCAAAAGTGAAAAATAGACATACATTCAAGTATTTTGAAGATGGAGATTTGATTAAACATTATgaagtacatgtataacattacaacataaaaattgacagaaaatgaTAACAATATGATTAACCTTATAACACTTCATGTATTTAACCTTACCAGACATGTCTTATATCTGTATGTTACAAAGGATTTTACATTCAAATATATCTCATTGTGACATATGATCAATAATGGTTTGTAATGtatttacatatacattgtacttgtactaaatacatttgtaaattgaTTAGATAATTAAAATTCAGtaacaatgtttgaaaaaattTCCGGAACATAGTTCCCTAAAATAAGATAGCCATTTTAGCAATgactaatgaaattatttgaataaaatatgacTAGTATAATGAGTGGATTTGCAACTATTTCAAACTGGAATTATGACATGTACAAAATCTATGATAAATGGCATCCCACAatcaacattttgattttttagatTTTGAGACCATTCAAAGATTGCTAATGGTTTTTAGGTCTCAGGTCATCACAGAAGTTATAAGAAGTTACTGGTTTCCAAAAGGTACCTGTCAAATGATTAATTCAGCTTTTGTCAAACTTTGACCAATAGCGAGATGAGCACAAGCTGATCTTGGTTTATAgtcacttgaaaaaaagtttatgtCAGATCAGCTAAATTTAGTATATTCTTTATGTAAACTTTTGGTACTGATAGTATCTTTGAAATCTTATATATTAATCCCACCCTTTGCAAAGAAAAAGGAGAATTTTTAAATGGTCTAAGGTCAAGGCTACTAGATTCTTACTTCAACTAAAAGAAGTATGAAATAAAGGGAAAAACATGCATTTTGAACCACAGTTCAACCCTTTATTCAATCGTTATAAAGTTCTGATGGAAAGCTTTTCTTTCAATGACATCTATCATCCCAATGTCACTGGGTTAAAGGTCAAGGACTCAAGAGAAGTCAGTAGCTACAAACAAAGATATTTGTATCATgagacatgtacatgtacaagcaATAAGTTTCATACTGCACCAACAAATACCTTCCAAATCTAGAAAATAGGAACTAACACATGACTTAAGATATCGATATACATGAGGACATACTGTAATACATTTGTACCTTGAAACAGTGGTTAATTGTTTCTTCTACaatgaataataatattaatttacaCATAACAGATACGTCAGAAAACTGAGACAATTATGTATCAAAAGTCAATTTCACTGATATACcaatatgacatgtatgaatggatgacaaaaatgtagaaaaaaatacaattcaatCATGTGACAGTTTGGTggttttaatgaaaaatatatgaccatataaacattatttcatatttgtaaTGTGTCTAAATGAAATAAAGAGGTagcacatctaaaaaaaaaattataagtagAGCAGTTTGTTTTCAATATGATAACCTTCTTAAATGTAATTCAAATGTGTATTTTAACAGAAACATTATTctcattttaaatatattgtcTTATGATCATTTGTATCATACATAGTCATACTGGGTAAATGCACATCTTTATTCATGCTATTTATgatcattttttcaattttaataatagtttaatgttataaatgaaaatgacCAAAAAATGGTTCTAAAATACTCAAACACAGCTGCTGAGGTAACCAGTACAAGGCTAACACTTTAAATTCACAAATTCCTATAATGATTCCAAAAAGTACATCTAAAACATGGTGCCTTCCTAACAACACACGTGACATACACACAAACATAGCCCATAAACTAATTACTCCTTTTGTTGCTGCATCCGCAAAGACTTTATCTGCAAAGAAATATGCCAACATGGCTGCCCTTGTTGCGTGGCCTGATGGGAATGCATAGTGGTCTATTGACACTGTGGCAAACATGTCATTCTTGTTGTGTTGTGGTCGCTGTCTTTGAAAAAGAACCTTTATCAGTGCTACTATTATTAAATCTCCAAGAAgaactaaaaaagaaaatatataattcatttaaaacatgtaataaacAATTGTCAACATTGTAAATATATTATTACATACATTTGACATTAGttacagtgttccagctaggatttgAAAATAGAGGGGCGCGTTTTTAAAAAGGGCACTTTAGCGCGttctcactgaaaaaaatcaaatacttaatATTACCACATAAAGACATATTTCTTGATGCATGGTGGGTCTAAGATGAATTTGCAACGTGATGCGCTGCGTTgttttgtagaattatttttattacacttgTGAAATGAATTGTGCATGTCAGTTTAAAAACTTCACATAAATCTGCAATACAGTCAGGAACAATACTTAACATTTTCTCTGAAGGCCTGGATCCAAAAGTTTTTTCAAGGGCCCTGTAGAATTTTTTTAGGCTCTACCAGGTTTGTAATGTTTTTACTACAGGTACATAGTGTACATATTAATAGTCTTGAATGTTCTTATATAAAagccaaaaatatatgtttgaaataccttatacatgtagcttgtttCTTATTATGAtggaaataataaagaaattaaataaacatgagtttttcagaattaaaatccatttaaccatgtattttcaGACTGgtgaactttatatatatttgtaatattattgaaaaaaaacagcCCCCCTTTCCATACCCCtagatgtaaattattttaatggttacatttttaaaatgtctTATGAGGCATGTTAGGACATTTCTAAtga
It includes:
- the LOC139512681 gene encoding polyisoprenoid diphosphate/phosphate phosphohydrolase PLPP6-like; the encoded protein is MSAIQRRKRRGNASRREVNPEEKLKKAIDSFMKTVTTLDDELTHHCGLCADANRPLGNLRPLMKALEISCHGIPWIFGTIAVLVTTHIPEHFEIAVNLLIVLLGDLIIVALIKVLFQRQRPQHNKNDMFATVSIDHYAFPSGHATRAAMLAYFFADKVFADAATKGVISLWAMFVCMSRVLLGRHHVLDVLFGIIIGICEFKVLALYWLPQQLCLSILEPFFGHFHL